One Methanobrevibacter sp. DNA window includes the following coding sequences:
- a CDS encoding DUF3021 domain-containing protein, with translation MKLDLVRRLAFGAFVGCFVVMCVMVMISLQVGPETIRFSGIDIINAFLGTIVVGWAFSLSGLIYENENVAFPLQVIFQMVIGMGVLFAVAVYLKWMPINLGIGPIITWIAIACIFAAVFWASFYIYYYLVARDLNNKLNSK, from the coding sequence GAGCATTTGTCGGATGTTTTGTTGTAATGTGTGTCATGGTAATGATATCTCTTCAAGTAGGGCCTGAAACTATTCGATTCAGCGGTATTGATATTATAAATGCATTTCTCGGAACAATTGTTGTTGGTTGGGCATTCTCCTTAAGTGGTTTGATTTATGAAAATGAGAATGTTGCATTTCCTCTTCAGGTTATCTTTCAGATGGTTATTGGTATGGGAGTATTGTTTGCAGTTGCAGTATACTTAAAATGGATGCCAATTAATCTTGGAATCGGTCCAATAATAACATGGATTGCAATAGCTTGCATTTTTGCAGCTGTTTTCTGGGCTAGTTTTTATATATATTATTATTTGGTTGCACGTGATTTGAATAATAAATTGAACAGTAAATAG